In the Thermococcus sp. MAR1 genome, one interval contains:
- a CDS encoding DUF2240 family protein gives MHPIKRAVEYKGSVEFTRSELVGILAFSLRLMDVKTAKELIAKSLEEGLLEEKDGLLVVNKSLLAEEEAEEDLFNEMVTHIADSLGWEREEVLEGIKALRERYGDLDEKVLAYLLGMDKGVDMSRFKEKLGV, from the coding sequence TTGCACCCGATAAAACGCGCGGTTGAGTACAAGGGTTCAGTTGAGTTCACCCGGAGCGAGCTCGTTGGGATACTGGCCTTCAGCCTCCGCCTGATGGATGTAAAGACCGCGAAGGAGCTTATAGCGAAGTCCCTGGAGGAGGGCCTCCTTGAGGAAAAAGATGGGCTTCTGGTGGTCAACAAAAGCCTGCTCGCGGAGGAAGAGGCCGAGGAGGACCTCTTCAACGAGATGGTGACTCATATCGCAGATTCCCTAGGCTGGGAGCGGGAGGAGGTTCTTGAGGGAATAAAAGCCCTCCGCGAGCGCTACGGCGACCTCGACGAGAAGGTTCTCGCCTATCTCCTCGGCATGGACAAGGGGGTGGATATGTCGAGGTTTAAAGAAAAGCTTGGGGTTTAG
- a CDS encoding type II toxin-antitoxin system VapC family toxin, producing MTKRVLIDSNVFVEYLKGNPKAMKVLSSLLSSEYEIFINAIVYSEVVFLFISKTTGLSAFALKKKPPAVVNSGVEKVLALLQQFKIAEINEVVLQTASEIITRHGLLPNDAIILATAKIYDMTLATLDSDFGGPAKEEGVPLYSP from the coding sequence ATGACCAAGCGAGTGCTTATTGACTCAAACGTTTTTGTTGAGTACCTCAAAGGAAATCCCAAGGCTATGAAAGTTCTCTCTTCACTCCTCTCCAGCGAATACGAGATTTTTATAAACGCAATCGTCTACTCCGAGGTAGTTTTTCTCTTCATTTCAAAGACAACGGGTCTCTCGGCATTTGCCCTCAAGAAGAAACCCCCTGCGGTTGTTAATAGCGGCGTAGAAAAGGTTCTTGCCCTCCTTCAGCAATTTAAGATTGCAGAGATAAACGAGGTGGTTCTTCAGACGGCATCAGAGATAATAACAAGACATGGCCTTCTCCCAAACGACGCCATAATCCTTGCCACTGCCAAGATTTACGATATGACTCTTGCAACCCTTGATTCCGATTTTGGAGGGCCTGCCAAAGAGGAGGGTGTTCCCCTTTATTCGCCCTAA
- a CDS encoding nicotinamidase: MPEEALIVVDMQRDFMPGGALPVPEGDKIIPRCNEYIREFRKRGALIVATRDWHPENHVSFREHGGIWPKHCVQNTPGAEFVVELPADAVIISKATEPDKEAYSGFEGTDLAEILKRNGVRKVYICGVATEYCVRATALDALKHGFEVYLLRDAVKGIKPQDEERALKELENAGVKVL; the protein is encoded by the coding sequence ATGCCCGAGGAGGCGCTCATAGTTGTGGATATGCAGAGGGATTTCATGCCCGGGGGCGCTTTGCCGGTTCCGGAGGGGGACAAAATAATCCCCCGGTGCAACGAGTACATCAGGGAGTTCAGAAAAAGGGGGGCTTTAATAGTCGCCACCCGTGACTGGCATCCCGAGAACCACGTCAGCTTTAGGGAGCATGGAGGAATATGGCCGAAGCACTGCGTTCAAAACACTCCCGGGGCGGAGTTCGTCGTTGAACTGCCCGCCGACGCGGTGATAATCTCGAAAGCTACGGAACCGGATAAGGAGGCCTATTCGGGATTTGAGGGAACGGACCTGGCCGAGATACTGAAGAGAAACGGGGTAAGGAAGGTTTACATCTGCGGCGTCGCCACGGAGTACTGCGTTAGAGCCACCGCCCTCGACGCTTTAAAGCACGGCTTCGAAGTTTACCTGCTTCGCGATGCGGTGAAGGGAATCAAACCCCAGGATGAGGAACGGGCTTTGAAGGAGCTTGAGAATGCCGGCGTGAAGGTTCTTTAG
- a CDS encoding AI-2E family transporter — MKAERLAWIAVVLIIAYITWKAISPLITPIFFGLILAYAAYPIQRRLAPKLGEMHSAMLLTVGMLGLGGVVTFELLMISVQVAASFYQSVVDFFRWLISQPLPPEVLDFLQNFFNQLIPRLSEYISKQAFSLPMYLLQLVVFLFTFYYALSNAHEIAEEIRLAIPDRNRRLGEEILESLNKTLGALVRAWLVLNVIKGVLMSLGFLLFGVSDLYTAIVAGFLTFIFSFVPLFEGWMIWLIAAAYFAKDAMYLHAIGIAIYGFLLVSPMPDYTIRPMMVAKDANLDETLVFIGMIGGTWAMGVKGLIIGPIVLNLLLVLLKEWKRVVSKEPSRRHSQAPSKPVPHPGV; from the coding sequence ATGAAGGCGGAGAGACTCGCCTGGATCGCTGTCGTGCTCATCATAGCGTACATAACGTGGAAGGCTATCAGCCCACTGATAACGCCGATATTCTTTGGCCTGATTCTGGCCTATGCAGCCTATCCCATACAGAGGCGACTCGCTCCCAAGCTTGGTGAGATGCACTCCGCGATGCTCCTCACGGTGGGGATGCTGGGGCTCGGCGGTGTAGTAACCTTCGAGCTTCTGATGATATCCGTCCAGGTTGCGGCTTCTTTCTACCAGAGCGTCGTTGATTTCTTCCGGTGGCTCATAAGCCAGCCTCTGCCTCCAGAGGTCCTAGATTTCCTCCAGAACTTCTTCAATCAGCTCATCCCACGGTTGTCGGAGTACATATCGAAGCAGGCCTTCTCCCTTCCCATGTACCTCCTCCAGCTCGTCGTCTTCCTTTTCACATTCTACTACGCACTGTCGAACGCTCATGAGATAGCGGAAGAGATACGGCTGGCGATTCCTGATAGAAACCGCCGCCTGGGCGAGGAAATACTCGAAAGCCTCAATAAGACCCTGGGAGCGCTGGTGAGGGCCTGGCTGGTCTTAAACGTCATAAAAGGTGTTCTGATGAGCCTTGGCTTTCTCCTGTTCGGGGTCTCCGACCTCTACACAGCTATAGTGGCGGGCTTCCTGACCTTCATCTTCTCCTTTGTTCCCCTCTTTGAGGGCTGGATGATATGGCTAATCGCAGCCGCGTACTTCGCCAAGGATGCCATGTACCTCCACGCAATTGGGATAGCGATCTACGGCTTCCTCCTTGTTTCCCCGATGCCGGACTACACGATAAGGCCCATGATGGTCGCCAAAGACGCGAACCTCGACGAGACCCTCGTATTCATCGGAATGATAGGCGGAACGTGGGCCATGGGAGTGAAGGGCCTCATAATAGGTCCGATAGTGCTCAATCTTCTCCTCGTCCTCCTCAAAGAATGGAAGAGGGTGGTCTCTAAAGAACCTTCACGCCGGCATTCTCAAGCTCCTTCAAAGCCCGTTCCTCATCCTGGGGTTTGA